In the genome of Ignavibacteria bacterium, one region contains:
- a CDS encoding DUF1059 domain-containing protein has translation MGNSNSQKRFVCSKFQTVDVCNYEVTGSEEHVVSEAERHILEEHDYQDGPEGGNFSEAQGLQDMIRASLEDV, from the coding sequence ATGGGAAACTCAAACTCACAAAAAAGATTTGTTTGTTCAAAGTTCCAGACAGTTGATGTCTGCAACTACGAAGTTACGGGTAGTGAAGAGCATGTAGTAAGTGAAGCTGAAAGACATATATTGGAAGAACACGATTATCAGGATGGACCCGAAGGCGGAAATTTTTCAGAAGCACAAGGATTACAGGACATGATAAGAGCATCGCTGGAAGATGTTTAA
- the rfbB gene encoding dTDP-glucose 4,6-dehydratase, whose translation MKNFLITGGAGFIGSNFVKYILENTDYNVFNYDKLTYAGNLENLTDIENNPRYKFIKGDICHLDEVGEALRTNNIDTIVNFAAESHVDRSILGSREFVVTNVLGTEVLLDYFKTLELEKFLQVSTDEVYGTLPEDDKSIKFTEETPLAPNSPYSASKASADMLCRAYYHTHHLPVLVTRCSNNYGPYQFPEKLIPLMIAKALDGEKLPVYGDGKNVRDWLYVDDHCSGILAVLEKGKYGEVYNIGGNNEWYNIDIVKLILEKLGKSEDQITYVKDRPGHDRRYAIDSSKIMNELGWAPKYQFPEGIEKTIKWYLDNQNWWRKVMSGEYQNYFDKNYSSKL comes from the coding sequence ATGAAAAATTTTCTCATTACCGGCGGAGCCGGATTTATCGGCAGTAATTTCGTAAAATACATTTTAGAAAACACAGATTACAACGTTTTCAATTATGATAAGCTAACTTATGCAGGAAATCTTGAAAACTTAACCGATATTGAAAACAATCCGCGCTATAAATTCATAAAAGGTGATATTTGCCACCTTGATGAAGTCGGTGAAGCATTGAGAACAAATAACATAGACACGATTGTTAACTTTGCGGCAGAATCTCACGTTGACAGAAGCATTCTCGGTTCACGTGAGTTTGTTGTTACGAATGTTTTAGGAACGGAAGTTCTTCTCGATTATTTTAAAACATTAGAACTTGAAAAATTTTTGCAGGTCTCGACAGATGAGGTTTACGGAACACTGCCTGAAGATGATAAATCGATAAAATTCACCGAAGAAACTCCGCTTGCGCCTAACAGTCCTTACTCAGCGAGCAAGGCATCTGCTGATATGCTGTGCAGGGCTTATTATCACACTCATCATTTGCCGGTTCTTGTAACAAGATGTTCCAATAATTATGGGCCTTACCAGTTTCCTGAAAAGCTAATACCGCTTATGATTGCAAAAGCGCTTGATGGAGAGAAGCTCCCTGTCTATGGTGACGGAAAAAATGTCCGTGACTGGCTTTATGTTGATGACCATTGTTCCGGGATTCTTGCAGTGCTTGAAAAAGGAAAGTATGGAGAAGTTTATAACATCGGCGGCAACAATGAGTGGTACAACATCGACATTGTGAAATTGATTTTAGAAAAGCTTGGAAAATCCGAAGACCAGATTACTTATGTCAAAGACCGTCCCGGTCATGACAGGCGTTATGCGATTGATTCATCTAAAATTATGAATGAACTTGGGTGGGCTCCAAAATACCAGTTCCCTGAAGGTATCGAGAAGACAATAAAATGGTACCTTGATAATCAGAACTGGTGGAGGAAAGTTATGAGTGGTGAATATCAGAATTACTTCGATAAAAATTATTCTTCGAAATTATAA
- a CDS encoding DUF2971 domain-containing protein translates to MEIYKYCPDYDKFTFSNLENSIIHFTPVGNLNDPFDGFIYSKYIGTKSDIEKFLRNRMHITNLSTIESILENLQPVGFGLYNAKAAEYHFGELENFCVSSFTREHKNILMWSHYANYHKGICLKFESYEDKKNNGFWFNESVTPVEIEMFNNFSPLYRVKYSQNISVYNGIIDGSYQTFQFAITKAINWQYEHEYRLIQKLDTYGKLNFEINKEHLKAVYLGLKSNENVKMKIIEVLKQNYQQKGYNVELYQAKRVVGKFEIDFDSLNY, encoded by the coding sequence ATGGAAATTTATAAATATTGTCCTGATTATGATAAGTTTACTTTTTCTAATTTAGAAAATTCTATTATACATTTTACACCTGTTGGCAATTTAAATGATCCATTTGATGGTTTTATATACTCTAAATATATTGGAACAAAATCAGATATTGAAAAATTCTTAAGAAATAGAATGCATATTACGAATTTATCGACAATTGAATCTATATTAGAAAATTTACAACCAGTAGGATTTGGATTATATAATGCAAAAGCTGCTGAATATCACTTTGGCGAATTAGAGAATTTTTGTGTAAGTTCGTTCACTCGTGAACATAAGAATATTTTGATGTGGTCGCATTATGCTAATTACCATAAAGGTATATGCTTGAAGTTTGAAAGTTATGAAGATAAAAAAAATAATGGCTTTTGGTTTAACGAATCTGTTACACCTGTGGAAATAGAAATGTTTAATAATTTTTCACCACTATATAGAGTAAAGTATTCCCAAAACATTTCTGTATACAATGGAATCATTGATGGTTCATATCAAACATTTCAATTTGCAATTACAAAAGCTATAAACTGGCAATATGAACATGAATATAGACTTATTCAGAAATTAGATACTTATGGAAAATTAAATTTTGAAATAAATAAAGAGCATTTAAAAGCAGTTTATCTTGGTCTGAAGTCAAATGAAAATGTGAAAATGAAAATTATTGAAGTTTTGAAACAAAATTATCAACAAAAAGGGTATAATGTTGAACTTTATCAGGCAAAGAGGGTTGTAGGAAAATTTGAAATAGATTTTGATTCTTTAAATTATTAG
- a CDS encoding class I SAM-dependent methyltransferase, protein MKISATSALVLNWTRPEIWQSKEAQEYSKNLDLSEGDELYGWYSEKENYMHTQSVSNRKFFIRKACVDFLNMFPDGQVIIMAAGIAPMSIELASLFPQSKIFDVDKYLMKEKAEITNGKFPIIKFIECDITDISCLEISLKENGFDKSKPHLLVMEGITYYLHEKDLRNIITYFISGGAYYAGDFGLAAESICETNRIYGTEVFRKIKEYAKLDFVQFYKPEDFMKLMQDCGCNNAKRVLMNEIQVERTGSPEPYLGEEPGWISLVRNF, encoded by the coding sequence ATGAAAATTTCTGCAACATCGGCGTTGGTATTGAACTGGACAAGACCTGAAATATGGCAAAGCAAAGAAGCACAGGAGTATTCTAAAAATCTTGATTTGAGCGAAGGCGATGAACTTTACGGATGGTACAGCGAAAAAGAAAATTACATGCACACGCAATCAGTCAGCAATCGGAAATTTTTTATTCGGAAAGCATGTGTGGATTTTTTAAATATGTTTCCTGATGGGCAGGTTATAATCATGGCCGCAGGAATTGCTCCGATGTCGATTGAACTTGCATCATTATTTCCGCAGAGCAAAATTTTTGATGTCGACAAATATCTGATGAAAGAAAAAGCTGAAATCACTAATGGAAAATTTCCGATTATAAAATTTATCGAGTGCGATATAACAGATATTTCTTGTCTTGAAATTTCATTAAAAGAAAACGGATTCGACAAATCAAAACCGCATCTGCTTGTGATGGAGGGAATTACATATTATCTTCACGAAAAAGATTTAAGAAATATTATTACTTATTTTATTTCAGGCGGTGCGTATTATGCAGGTGATTTCGGATTAGCTGCAGAATCAATCTGTGAAACAAACAGAATTTATGGAACAGAAGTGTTCCGTAAAATAAAAGAATACGCAAAGCTCGACTTCGTTCAGTTTTATAAACCCGAAGATTTTATGAAGCTTATGCAAGACTGTGGATGTAACAACGCAAAACGAGTTTTAATGAATGAAATTCAGGTTGAACGAACGGGCTCACCTGAACCATATCTTGGCGAAGAACCCGGATGGATTTCACTTGTAAGAAATTTTTAA
- a CDS encoding ATP-binding cassette domain-containing protein produces MSIKVENLTKFYGSQAAVNNISFEINKGEIVGFLGPNGAGKSTTMKMITTYLTPNDGKILVDGLDTESESLNVRKKIGYLPETNALYQDMNVVDYLKFAAELEGVEKSKIKSSVEKMIELCGLGDVKHKDIGQLSKGYKQRVGLAQAMVHDPDVLILDEPTSGLDPNQIIEIRKLIKNLGKHKTLILSTHILQEVQATCDRVLIINKGEIVADGTPDQLQQRFQGQILIELIVKKDNSTNREAVLEVIRNIKGVDKAKFDSEDNKSWKFEISSGKGLDIREELFNKIVGMKLVILGLHQEVTSLEDIFRELTLN; encoded by the coding sequence ATGTCAATAAAAGTTGAAAATTTAACAAAATTTTACGGTTCTCAGGCAGCAGTTAACAATATTTCGTTTGAAATTAACAAAGGCGAAATTGTAGGGTTTCTTGGTCCAAACGGAGCAGGAAAATCAACGACCATGAAAATGATTACCACTTATTTGACTCCTAACGACGGCAAAATTTTGGTTGATGGGCTTGATACTGAAAGCGAATCATTAAATGTCCGCAAAAAAATCGGATATCTTCCTGAAACAAATGCGCTATATCAGGATATGAACGTTGTTGATTATCTCAAGTTCGCGGCAGAACTTGAAGGAGTTGAGAAATCAAAAATTAAAAGTTCAGTTGAAAAAATGATTGAGCTTTGCGGATTAGGCGATGTTAAGCACAAAGACATAGGTCAGCTTTCAAAAGGATATAAACAAAGAGTCGGTCTTGCGCAGGCAATGGTACATGACCCCGACGTTTTAATTCTTGATGAACCGACTTCCGGTTTAGACCCAAACCAGATTATCGAGATAAGAAAATTAATTAAAAATCTCGGCAAGCATAAAACTCTTATTCTTTCCACTCATATACTTCAGGAAGTTCAGGCAACCTGCGACAGAGTTCTCATTATTAACAAAGGCGAGATAGTTGCAGACGGAACGCCCGACCAGCTTCAACAAAGATTCCAGGGACAAATTTTAATTGAATTAATTGTAAAGAAAGATAATTCAACTAACAGGGAAGCTGTTCTTGAAGTAATCAGAAACATCAAAGGAGTTGATAAAGCTAAATTCGATTCCGAAGATAACAAATCGTGGAAGTTTGAAATTTCATCAGGCAAAGGTTTGGATATCCGTGAGGAACTATTCAATAAAATTGTCGGAATGAAACTTGTAATTCTTGGTCTTCATCAGGAAGTAACTTCACTCGAGGACATTTTCAGGGAACTGACCTTAAATTAA